From Deinococcus planocerae, one genomic window encodes:
- a CDS encoding type 4a pilus biogenesis protein PilO, with translation MSVKLAPRSIFFLTLAACVLAAMGWYFLRFQPRQQEITLLRGDLELTRSRAETYRAAQRALPELRQTVAGLEVERDQFLRALPATAQFGTVLDEVRRNVTAAGAELTSFTVQSGNVAGLPGGVRPINLSLSVQGRFAEVFRALRSLETQNRFTTVGALGLQLPQADALDPRLQGTLNLTVYTFDQTQPGTAGAAPQAPEAAPAAPPAPQGGTQ, from the coding sequence ATGTCCGTTAAGCTCGCGCCGCGCTCCATCTTTTTCCTCACGCTCGCGGCCTGCGTCCTCGCCGCGATGGGGTGGTACTTCCTGCGCTTCCAGCCGCGCCAGCAGGAGATCACGCTGCTGCGCGGCGACCTCGAACTCACCCGCAGCCGCGCCGAGACGTACCGCGCGGCCCAGCGGGCCCTGCCCGAACTGCGCCAGACGGTCGCGGGGCTCGAGGTGGAACGAGACCAGTTCCTGCGCGCCCTGCCCGCGACCGCCCAGTTCGGCACCGTCCTCGACGAGGTGCGGCGCAACGTCACCGCGGCGGGGGCAGAGCTGACCTCCTTCACCGTGCAAAGCGGCAACGTCGCGGGACTCCCGGGGGGCGTGCGGCCCATCAACCTCAGCCTGAGCGTGCAGGGCCGCTTCGCCGAGGTGTTCCGGGCGCTGCGGTCGCTGGAGACGCAAAACCGCTTCACGACCGTGGGTGCGCTGGGCCTGCAACTGCCCCAGGCGGACGCCCTCGACCCCCGGTTGCAGGGCACGCTCAACCTCACCGTCTACACCTTCGACCAGACGCAACCGGGCACCGCGGGCGCCGCCCCCCAGGCCCCCGAGGCCGCCCCCGCCGCGCCGCCCGCTCCTCAAGGGGGAACCCAGTGA
- a CDS encoding fimbrial assembly protein encodes MVELNLLPPQDRKRGEPNVWKYAAFVLPPVTVLALLVPEALVGRQLGQLRAEQDRLNGDIAALAPTKGEYDRLTATQRTLEEVTAVSGKLREGKTYWTNDVAAFSAQLPAGGGVALTSMNVKALDAGALASLQQGGVYLGKNVVREIDLSGTARSQQAVVNFLNVYENDPGFAVNFRSLGQEGETGRYTFAASVGLVGQGAAAPEEGAAAAGTPTPASAGETGGENVR; translated from the coding sequence GTGGTTGAACTCAACCTCCTGCCCCCGCAAGACCGCAAGCGCGGCGAGCCCAACGTCTGGAAATACGCGGCCTTCGTCCTCCCGCCCGTGACGGTCCTCGCGCTGCTCGTCCCCGAGGCGCTGGTGGGCCGCCAGCTCGGGCAGCTCCGCGCGGAGCAAGACCGTCTGAACGGTGACATCGCCGCCCTCGCCCCCACCAAGGGCGAGTACGACCGCCTGACGGCCACCCAGCGCACGCTGGAGGAGGTCACGGCGGTCTCGGGGAAGCTGCGGGAAGGCAAGACGTACTGGACGAACGACGTGGCGGCCTTTTCCGCGCAGCTTCCGGCGGGCGGCGGGGTCGCGCTGACCTCGATGAACGTCAAAGCCCTCGACGCGGGCGCCCTCGCGAGCCTGCAACAGGGGGGCGTGTACCTGGGCAAGAACGTGGTGCGCGAGATCGACCTCTCGGGCACGGCGCGCAGCCAGCAGGCGGTGGTGAACTTCTTGAACGTCTACGAGAACGACCCCGGTTTCGCGGTCAACTTCCGCAGCCTGGGCCAGGAGGGCGAGACGGGCCGCTACACCTTTGCGGCCTCGGTGGGGCTCGTCGGCCAGGGCGCCGCCGCACCGGAGGAGGGCGCGGCGGCGGCAGGGACCCCCACCCCGGCCTCCGCGGGAGAGACGGGGGGCGAGAATGTCCGTTAA
- the pilM gene encoding type IV pilus assembly protein PilM, producing MSSLLQRLLSPRPAAIGVEIGTSAIKVVALRPGSPPVLSHAVMVPTPIGSMRDGLVVEPQAVAGELKNLLAEHRITARHAVTAVPNQSVVTRNIMVPRMERKDLQEAIKWEAERYIPYPIDEVSLDFDLLDDPATVPEDGQMEVVIAAAPSEAVTRQVEVLRLAGLEPTVVDLKSFAALRALRATLLGEPLAAENTASGTVVGGGNDVALVLEIGASSSVINLVRGERVLMARNIGVSADDFTTALQKAFDLDFGAAEEVKLGYATATTPTEDEEDLLNFDLAREQYSPARVFEVVRPVLGDLITEIRRSLEFYRVQSGDVVIDRTLLAGGGAKLRGLSSAIGDALGFRVEVASPWLAVQTDAANVDGGYLQTHAAEFTVPLGLALRGVPGRG from the coding sequence ATGTCGAGCCTTTTACAACGCCTACTCAGCCCGCGCCCGGCGGCCATCGGGGTGGAGATCGGCACGAGCGCCATCAAGGTGGTGGCGCTGCGCCCGGGCTCACCCCCGGTCCTCTCGCACGCGGTGATGGTCCCGACGCCCATCGGGTCCATGCGCGACGGGCTGGTCGTGGAGCCGCAGGCGGTGGCGGGAGAGCTGAAAAACCTCCTCGCCGAACACCGCATCACGGCGCGGCACGCGGTGACCGCCGTGCCCAACCAGTCGGTCGTGACCCGCAACATCATGGTGCCCCGCATGGAGCGCAAAGACCTCCAGGAGGCCATCAAGTGGGAGGCCGAGCGCTACATCCCCTACCCCATCGACGAGGTGAGCTTGGACTTCGACCTGCTCGACGACCCCGCCACCGTGCCTGAGGACGGGCAGATGGAGGTCGTGATCGCGGCGGCCCCCAGCGAGGCGGTCACCCGGCAGGTCGAGGTGCTGCGGCTGGCGGGGCTGGAACCCACGGTGGTGGACCTCAAGAGCTTCGCGGCGTTGCGTGCGCTGCGCGCCACCCTGCTCGGCGAGCCGCTGGCCGCCGAGAACACGGCGAGCGGCACGGTGGTGGGCGGGGGCAATGACGTGGCGCTCGTGCTGGAGATCGGCGCGAGCAGCTCGGTGATCAACCTCGTGCGCGGCGAGCGGGTGCTGATGGCGCGCAACATCGGCGTGTCGGCGGACGACTTCACGACCGCGCTGCAAAAGGCCTTCGACCTCGACTTCGGCGCCGCCGAGGAGGTCAAGCTCGGCTACGCGACCGCGACCACTCCCACCGAGGACGAGGAGGACCTGCTCAACTTCGACCTCGCGCGCGAGCAATACTCCCCGGCGCGCGTCTTCGAGGTCGTGCGCCCGGTGCTGGGCGACCTGATCACCGAGATCCGGCGCTCGCTGGAGTTCTACCGGGTGCAGTCGGGCGACGTGGTGATTGACCGGACCCTGCTCGCCGGGGGCGGGGCCAAGCTGCGCGGGCTGAGCAGCGCCATCGGGGACGCGCTGGGCTTCCGGGTGGAGGTCGCCAGCCCCTGGCTCGCGGTGCAGACGGACGCGGCGAACGTGGACGGCGGTTACCTCCAGACCCACGCGGCGGAATTCACCGTGCCGCTGGGGCTCGCGCTGAGGGGGGTGCCGGGCCGTGGTTGA